CTGGAAGTTGTGCTGGATATGGCATGGCGTCTGATGACTGAAAAGCATGGTGTGCCTTTTAAAAGGGCTGGTGTGCCTTGTGATCCTGACTTTATTGTTGTTGGTTACGGCAAGATGGGCGGTATAGAGCTGTCTTATGGCTCAGATCTGGATCTGGTTTTCGTTCATGACGCTGAACTTAGCCTGTTCACGCCGGGTGATAAATCTATTGCTAACTCGGTGTTTTTTACACGTCTGGGACAGCGGATTATCCATATCCTGAATACATTCACGGCAGGGGGGCAGCTGTATGAAGTAGATATGCGCCTGCGGCCGAGCGGTAATTCCGGCTTACTGGTCAGCTCCTTACGTGCTTTTGAGGAATATCAGCAGAAAGAAGCCTGGACCTGGGAGCATCAGGCATTGGTCAGAGCGCGGGTAATAGCTGGTTCAGAAGAGCTGGGTAAGCGGTTTGAATCAGTACGTGAGCAAATAATCGGAAAACCACGTGACGTACATGAACTGGCTGATGAAGTGGTGAAAATGCGTGAGAAGATGCGTACTCATTTGGGATCTTCTGAGAAAGAAGCGGAACAGGCTTTCAATCTGAAACAGGACCGTGGTGGCATTGTCGATATTGAGTTTCTGGTGCAGTTTTCAGCACTGGCTTATTCAGCTAAACACTCTAATCTCATGGAGTTTACAGATAACATCCGTATTCTGGATGCAATGGAAGCCAGTGGAGTGATTGCGCCGGCAGAGGCTGATATTCTGCGTGAAGCCTATAAAGCTTTCCGGGCATTGGGTCATCGCCAGACCTTACAGGATAAATCCAATACCGTGAGTGATCATGATCTGGAAGACTACCGGGAAGCTGTGACTGAGCTTTGGCAACGGCAGGTGCTGAATCATGCAAGCCCTGACGTATTGGACAATAGCAGTCAGGCATAGAGTTTTTAACTGAATTCGTTGGCATTAAATAAAAACGGCGACTTAGAGGTCGCTGTTTTTATTTGTAAACCCGTATTTTACTTGGGTTGTGATGGATTTGGTTTAGTAGGTTTGATTAGTATTCAGTAGCCGGAAAGCTGTTTGTGCCACACTGTTAATACAGGTTTAAAAGGGAGATAGATTATGCCGGTATCAGCATCTGGTTTAAAAGATGCGGTTAGCAAAGGTTTGTTGCGGGAAGAGCAGTTAACACCTTTATTAAGTCATCTGCGGGACTGGGATGCGGCCCATGGCCAGCAGCCAAGGTTTGATTTTACCCACTTACTTTATTATCTGGGTGGTTTGATTGCCATTGGCGCCATGAGCCTGTTCATGAATCTGGGATGGGAAGAGTTCGGTGGCTGGGGCATTGTTGGGTTATGTGCCATCTATGCGTTGGCAGGCCTGCTGCTGACTAATCGTTTTCGGGATAAAGGTTATCTGATTCCGGCAGGTATCTGTGCCGCGTTTGTGCTTACACTGACGCCGCTGGCAGTTTATGGTTTCCAGCAAGGGATGGGCTGGTGGCCGGATGATACGGTATATCGTGAATATCATCGGCATATAAAGTTTTTATGGATTTACATGGAACTGGCTACCTTGCTTGCAGGTGCAATACTACTGTTTAGCTATCGTTTCCCATTTTTGATGATGCCGGTCGCTGTGACGTTATGGTACATGGCTATGGATCTGGCGGAGCTGGTTTTAGAAAACGGTTTTGGCTGGCAAGAACGACGCATGTTTACCTGTTGGTTTGGTCTAGGTATTACGCTGTTTGCTCTTTGGGTGGATATTCGTGCTCGACGTAGTCTGGATTATGCTTTTTGGTTGTATCTGTTTGGTGTATTAGCTTTTTGGGGTGGGTTGACCGCTCAGCATTCAGACAGTGAACTGAATAAGTTTTTGTATTTTTGTATGAGTGTTTCGCTGATTGGCTGTGGCGCAGTGCTGATGCGAAAAGTGTTTGTTGTCTTCGGCGCGATCGGTTGCTGTCTGTATCTGGGGCATCTGGCGAATGAGGTATTTAAAGACAGCTGGCTATTCCCTATAGCGCTGACCTTTATTGGTTTGGGAATCATCTATCTGGGTATTCTCTGGCAAAAGAATGAGCAGGACATTACTGTTTCTGTTCGTCGTTTTTTACCGGCCTCTATTCGAGATTTATTGGAAGCCCGTCATGGCTAAACAAGCAGCTAAGCTTGAGTCTAAATAAAAAGCCCGTGGTAGGACGGGCTTTTTATTAACAGTAAAAAGTTATTGGCTTATCAGGTTGAAATAGCTTCCAGTGCATGATCAAGCTCTGCAATCAGATCTTCTACTGCTTCGGCTCCTACGGATAAACGTAATAAACCTTCGGTGATACCCACCGCATACTTCTCTTCTACAGGCATGCCGCCGTGACTCATAGTGAAGGCGTGATTAATCATACTTTCCACACCTCCTAAAGAATCTGCCAGAACAAAATATTTTAGTCGGCCGATGACTGCTTTTGCTTCTTCAAGACCACCTTTCAGGCGAATGGCAACAACCGCACCGCCGGTTTTCATTTGTTGTTTGCAGAGTGCATGTTGCGGGTGGCTTGGCAGTCCTGGGTAAAATACCTGCTCTATCGCCGGGTGCTGCTCCAGATGTTCTGCAATAGTCTGCGCGTTGCTACTCTGGCGCTGCATTCGCAGGTCCAGTGTCTTCAGTCCGCGCAGGGCAAGGTAGCTGTCGAAGGGGCCCTGAATAGCGCCGACTGCCATAGCGATGTATTGCAGACGCTTATGCAGTTCTGGGGTTGCTGCAACGACAGCACCGCCAATCAGATCTGAATGCCCACCGACGTATTTGCTGGTGGAATGCATGACCAGATCAATGCCGAATTTTATTGGCTGCTGGTTCCAGGGAGAAGAAAACGTGTTATCTACGCAGGTAAGGATTTGATGTTGCTTGGCTAACTCAGCAACACTCTGCATGTCTACAAGTTTAAGCAGTGGATTTGTCGGGCTTTCAATCCAGATCAGGGCTGTGTTGTCCTGAATGGCTGCTTCTACGGCGGTAAGGTCGTTCAGATCGACGTAGCTGGTGGTGAATCCAGACGTTTTGCTACGGCAATCTTCTAATAAACGAAAAGTACCACCATAAACGCTGGCGGTTACTATGACATGAGCATCCCTGG
The DNA window shown above is from Aliamphritea ceti and carries:
- a CDS encoding DUF2157 domain-containing protein, whose amino-acid sequence is MPVSASGLKDAVSKGLLREEQLTPLLSHLRDWDAAHGQQPRFDFTHLLYYLGGLIAIGAMSLFMNLGWEEFGGWGIVGLCAIYALAGLLLTNRFRDKGYLIPAGICAAFVLTLTPLAVYGFQQGMGWWPDDTVYREYHRHIKFLWIYMELATLLAGAILLFSYRFPFLMMPVAVTLWYMAMDLAELVLENGFGWQERRMFTCWFGLGITLFALWVDIRARRSLDYAFWLYLFGVLAFWGGLTAQHSDSELNKFLYFCMSVSLIGCGAVLMRKVFVVFGAIGCCLYLGHLANEVFKDSWLFPIALTFIGLGIIYLGILWQKNEQDITVSVRRFLPASIRDLLEARHG
- a CDS encoding trans-sulfuration enzyme family protein; its protein translation is MSDTKHAQFATQVIHAGEQKDPAYNAIMPPVVTASSFIKENIGAPQEFGYSRGENPTRHALESCLAELEGGAGAIACASGMAATASVMELLPRDAHVIVTASVYGGTFRLLEDCRSKTSGFTTSYVDLNDLTAVEAAIQDNTALIWIESPTNPLLKLVDMQSVAELAKQHQILTCVDNTFSSPWNQQPIKFGIDLVMHSTSKYVGGHSDLIGGAVVAATPELHKRLQYIAMAVGAIQGPFDSYLALRGLKTLDLRMQRQSSNAQTIAEHLEQHPAIEQVFYPGLPSHPQHALCKQQMKTGGAVVAIRLKGGLEEAKAVIGRLKYFVLADSLGGVESMINHAFTMSHGGMPVEEKYAVGITEGLLRLSVGAEAVEDLIAELDHALEAIST